A single genomic interval of Melanotaenia boesemani isolate fMelBoe1 chromosome 4, fMelBoe1.pri, whole genome shotgun sequence harbors:
- the LOC121638372 gene encoding histone H1-like: MAEEAPAAAPAKAPAKAPKKKTAPRAKKDGPSLPKLIVAAVAESKERKGMSLAALKKVLAGKGVDVSKANKRINTAVTSLVTKGTLSQTKGTGASGSFKLAKNEPKAAKPAKKVVKKKAPAKAKKPAAAKKTTAAKKPAAKKAAVKKSPKKAPAKKAVKKVAAKKSPKKPAAKKPKTAKKPAVKKAAAKKPAAKKAKK; encoded by the coding sequence ATGGCAGAGGAAGCTCCAGCAGCAGCGCCGGCTAAAGCCCCGGCCAAAGCCCCGAAGAAGAAGACGGCTCCCCGGGCCAAGAAAGATGGACCCAGCCTCCCTAAGCTCATCGTGGCCGCTGTGGCAGAGTCCAAGGAGCGGAAGGGGATGTCTCTGGCGGCACTCAAGAAGGTGCTGGCCGGGAAAGGTGTGGATGTGAGCAAGGCTAACAAGCGCATCAACACCGCCGTCACCAGCCTGGTAACTAAAGGCACCCTGAGCCAGACTAAAGGAACGGGAGCCTCCGGTTCCTTCAAGCTCGCCAAGAACGAGCCCAAAGCCGCCAAACCAGCCAAGAAGGTGGTGAAGAAGAAGGCTCCCGCCAAAGCCAAGAAGCCCGCCGCCGCCAAGAAGACCACGGCGGCCAAAAAACCAGCCGCTAAGAAGGCAGCAGTCAAGAAGTCCCCCAAGAAGGCTCCGGCCAAGAAAGCGGTGAAAAAGGTAGCAGCCAAGAAGAGTCCTAAGAAGCCTGCTGCTAAGAAACCAAAGACTGCAAAGAAGCCCGCTGTTAAGAAAGCTGCCGCAAAGAAGCCTGCAGCCAAGAAGGCCAAGAAGTAA
- the LOC121638389 gene encoding histone H4, giving the protein MSGRGKGGKGLGKGGAKRHRKVLRDNIQGITKPAIRRLARRGGVKRISGLIYEETRGVLKVFLENVIRDAVTYTEHAKRKTVTAMDVVYALKRQGRTLYGFGG; this is encoded by the coding sequence ATGAGCGGACGCGGCAAAGGAGGTAAAGGACTCGGTAAGGGAGGCGCTAAGCGTCACCGTAAAGTTCTCCGTGATAACATCCAGGGAATCACCAAACCGGCCATCCGCCGTCTGGCTCGCCGTGGTGGCGTGAAGCGTATCTCTGGTCTGATTTACGAGGAGACTCGCGGTGTGTTGAAGGTTTTCCTGGAGAACGTCATCCGTGATGCCGTCACCTACACCGAGCACGCCAAGAGGAAGACCGTGACCGCCATGGACGTGGTTTATGCTCTGAAGAGACAGGGCCGCACTCTGTACGGCTTTGGAGGTTAA